In one window of Bacteroidetes bacterium GWF2_43_63 DNA:
- a CDS encoding two-component system response regulator, giving the protein MKNNKIFILLAEDDVNMGLILQSFLNAKGFEVLLARNGVEALTQYNQSTGIDMALVDVMMPEKDGFSLAADLKSLSPALPLIFLTAKSMQNDILKGFEIGADDYITKPFSMDVLLARITALINRSVNIQHDSDQPLLLGKLVFDYSRQTISDGKESVKMTSKEAQLLKFLAENKNSITDRKLALELIWGKDDYYSSRSMDVYITKLRKMLKLDKSIELINVHGQGYKLMCS; this is encoded by the coding sequence ATGAAAAATAATAAGATTTTTATATTGCTGGCCGAGGATGATGTAAATATGGGGCTCATCCTTCAGTCGTTTCTGAATGCCAAGGGGTTTGAAGTGTTGCTGGCCCGCAATGGTGTCGAAGCATTGACGCAGTACAACCAGAGCACAGGAATTGATATGGCGCTGGTTGATGTGATGATGCCCGAAAAAGACGGGTTTTCGCTTGCAGCTGATTTGAAATCTTTGTCACCTGCATTGCCGCTCATTTTTCTGACAGCCAAATCGATGCAAAACGACATTTTGAAAGGATTCGAAATTGGTGCCGATGATTACATCACCAAACCTTTCAGCATGGATGTGTTACTCGCACGTATTACCGCACTCATAAACCGCTCGGTGAATATTCAGCACGATTCCGATCAGCCGCTCCTGCTGGGAAAACTTGTGTTCGATTATAGCAGGCAAACCATCAGCGACGGGAAAGAATCTGTGAAAATGACGTCGAAAGAAGCACAATTGCTCAAATTTCTGGCGGAAAACAAAAACAGCATAACAGACCGAAAACTGGCGCTGGAATTGATCTGGGGCAAGGACGACTATTACAGCTCGCGCAGCATGGATGTATATATCACCAAACTGCGTAAAATGTTGAAACTGGACAAATCAATCGAACTTATCAACGTGCATGGACAAGGATACAAACTTATGTGCAGTTGA